One segment of Shewanella piezotolerans WP3 DNA contains the following:
- a CDS encoding BlaI/MecI/CopY family transcriptional regulator produces the protein MQLGELEKLVLHYLWENKSADAKQVHAYFEKQRGGSYNTIQSTLDRLYKKGLLSRYKEGHAFQYQAKIERHELIGQLINSVASDFVAEGETSLVAAFSSISNDLNVSQLDALELMIEKQRLKLEQESK, from the coding sequence ATGCAGTTAGGGGAGTTAGAAAAGCTTGTTTTACACTATTTGTGGGAAAATAAGTCAGCTGACGCAAAACAGGTGCACGCCTATTTTGAGAAGCAGCGAGGCGGTTCCTACAATACCATTCAAAGTACCTTAGACCGACTTTATAAAAAGGGTTTGCTGTCCCGATATAAAGAAGGGCATGCCTTTCAGTATCAAGCGAAAATCGAGCGACATGAGTTGATAGGGCAATTGATAAATTCAGTGGCCAGTGATTTCGTCGCAGAAGGCGAAACCAGTCTCGTCGCTGCTTTTTCTTCAATATCTAACGATCTCAATGTCAGCCAGCTCGATGCCTTAGAGCTGATGATAGAAAAGCAAAGACTTAAGCTTGAACAGGAAAGTAAATAA